A window of Sutcliffiella cohnii contains these coding sequences:
- a CDS encoding YkvS family protein gives MKKAEVGNIIEFREGLKGVVEKVNENSVIVDLSYMDNYRELDLEQRTVVNHKNYKIITL, from the coding sequence ATGAAAAAAGCAGAGGTTGGAAACATCATAGAATTTAGAGAAGGATTAAAAGGAGTCGTTGAAAAAGTTAACGAAAACTCCGTAATTGTTGACCTATCTTACATGGACAACTACCGTGAACTCGACCTAGAACAAAGAACAGTCGTCAACCACAAAAACTACAAAATCATCACACTATAG
- a CDS encoding YolD-like family protein has product MEHKRSNKIVSQSMFLWKNEHNRTVQAFLVFPDDVPDFQYIQDLLHSIYLNKETVRLTAWFEGEIIQITGKIHSFRFSTHRITVKDIDKNKYHLRLVDIVEIVRKLGK; this is encoded by the coding sequence ATGGAGCATAAACGTAGTAATAAAATTGTTTCACAATCAATGTTTCTATGGAAAAACGAGCACAATCGTACAGTGCAAGCTTTTTTAGTTTTTCCAGATGATGTTCCAGATTTTCAATATATACAAGACTTGCTTCATTCTATATATTTGAATAAAGAAACAGTTCGTTTAACAGCTTGGTTTGAAGGAGAAATTATTCAAATTACAGGAAAAATACATTCCTTCCGATTTTCAACCCATCGAATTACCGTAAAAGATATAGATAAGAATAAGTATCATCTCCGATTAGTAGATATCGTTGAAATTGTACGTAAGCTAGGAAAATAA
- a CDS encoding spore germination protein, with translation MKRFIQWLIGTRQDEENSKDKMSVPQLITQMEKSSDFLRFSYKTSDGTNSYWVNYYSTLCDTNFLHRDILHYVSNQPWNTLQQLKNSLPVEAIEISSDTEVIKEKMLSGFIFIQIGEKDPEGLLVRSSMVSERSISLPEVEYSVVGPKESFIENIDANINLIRRRLNTPMLTIEEVTLGTVSNTKVAVLYVDDLVNKENLQYTLDKLNEVNFDHINDISYVGQLISDHENTIFPLLIDTERPDRVTSGLVEGKIAILVDGSPHAILGPTTLIEFFSSFEDYFLNYIIASFFRIVRVFSVAFSILITPIYVAVLSYHYELIPKDLLNTLVASRHVVPLPPILEAIFLELTIELLREAGARLPTKVGQTIGIVGGIVIGTASVEAGLTSNVLLIIIALAALASFTTPVYKMGNTIRVLRFPFLLFAEFLGLLGIVFCFCILAAHLLRLTSLARPYLEPLYPPRVEDLKDAILRFPISFQKKRPAFLQPQKSNRHVKNAGTRKKDIDE, from the coding sequence ATGAAGAGATTTATCCAATGGCTAATTGGTACTAGGCAAGATGAGGAAAATAGTAAAGACAAAATGTCTGTTCCGCAGTTAATTACGCAAATGGAAAAATCATCTGATTTCCTCCGTTTTTCCTATAAAACATCGGATGGTACGAATTCTTATTGGGTTAACTATTATAGTACATTATGTGATACGAATTTCTTACACCGTGACATTCTACATTACGTTTCGAATCAGCCATGGAATACTCTTCAACAATTAAAAAACAGCCTTCCGGTTGAGGCAATTGAGATTTCTTCTGATACTGAAGTAATTAAAGAAAAGATGTTATCGGGTTTTATTTTCATACAAATAGGTGAAAAAGATCCAGAAGGTTTATTAGTTCGTTCTTCGATGGTCAGTGAACGGAGCATTTCGTTACCAGAAGTAGAGTACAGCGTAGTAGGACCGAAAGAATCATTCATTGAAAATATCGATGCCAATATTAACTTAATCCGTCGTCGTTTAAATACGCCGATGTTAACGATAGAGGAAGTAACGCTAGGGACGGTATCCAATACAAAAGTGGCTGTACTCTATGTAGATGATTTAGTAAATAAAGAGAACTTGCAATATACGTTAGATAAACTAAATGAAGTAAACTTTGACCATATTAACGACATTTCATACGTAGGTCAATTAATTTCAGATCATGAAAATACAATTTTCCCTCTGCTTATAGATACGGAACGACCAGACAGGGTAACCTCAGGGTTAGTAGAAGGGAAAATAGCCATTTTAGTGGATGGTTCTCCTCATGCGATACTTGGACCAACGACATTAATCGAATTTTTCTCTTCTTTTGAAGACTATTTTTTAAACTATATAATTGCTTCATTTTTCCGTATAGTTCGTGTATTTTCAGTAGCATTTTCGATTCTTATTACACCTATTTATGTCGCAGTTTTATCATATCATTACGAGTTAATTCCGAAAGATTTATTGAATACGTTAGTTGCTTCTAGACATGTAGTGCCATTGCCACCAATATTAGAGGCAATTTTTCTTGAATTAACAATTGAATTGTTGCGTGAGGCAGGAGCAAGACTGCCGACAAAAGTCGGACAGACTATCGGTATCGTGGGTGGAATTGTTATCGGGACAGCGTCTGTTGAAGCAGGATTAACAAGTAACGTATTGTTAATTATCATTGCATTAGCAGCGTTAGCCTCATTTACAACACCTGTTTATAAGATGGGTAACACTATTCGTGTATTACGTTTTCCATTTCTCTTGTTCGCGGAGTTTTTAGGTTTATTAGGAATCGTATTTTGTTTTTGCATTTTAGCAGCACATTTATTACGACTAACATCACTAGCAAGACCGTATTTAGAACCTTTATACCCTCCGAGAGTAGAGGATTTAAAGGACGCAATTTTACGATTCCCAATCTCATTTCAAAAGAAGAGACCAGCTTTTCTTCAACCACAAAAAAGTAATCGACATGTTAAAAATGCCGGTACTCGTAAAAAAGATATTGATGAGTAG
- a CDS encoding GerAB/ArcD/ProY family transporter: protein MQKIPVQFQISYFLVAFLIFSAQFGVGALGFQRIIAMSAGYDGWMGVIIAGAFLHFIIWCMYKIFEKSGGEDIVSVHQFVFGKWIGGFLSFLFSLYFTFAAITVLRTYIEVVQVWMFPNLQTWLFALMFMGLVYYIVSAGFRAVTGIAYLGIILPAYLLLTFIIPFEYMNFRHLLPVFDHSVKDILLSAKDMTLTFIGLEALIVFYPFVKNHEKSVRWAHLGVLATTLTYLFMAVLTFSYFSEEKLAKNIWATLSLWKIIELPFVERIEYIGIANWCLIILPNVCIFIWCASRIGKRVFQIKHKKTLLITVIIVFAASLLFEDRKYINDLNNYFGQAGFYVIYVYIPMLWLLVLFAKWRKERKNEKL, encoded by the coding sequence ATGCAAAAAATTCCTGTACAATTTCAAATATCGTATTTTTTAGTTGCTTTTTTAATATTTAGTGCTCAATTTGGGGTTGGTGCATTAGGTTTTCAACGCATCATTGCAATGTCGGCGGGCTATGATGGCTGGATGGGGGTTATTATTGCAGGGGCTTTTTTGCATTTTATCATTTGGTGTATGTATAAAATATTTGAAAAGAGTGGCGGTGAAGATATTGTTTCTGTTCATCAATTTGTTTTCGGAAAGTGGATTGGTGGATTTTTATCTTTTCTATTTAGTTTATATTTTACGTTTGCGGCAATTACGGTATTAAGGACATACATTGAAGTGGTACAAGTTTGGATGTTTCCTAATTTGCAAACGTGGTTATTTGCACTGATGTTTATGGGGTTAGTTTATTATATCGTTTCTGCAGGATTTCGAGCAGTTACAGGAATTGCATATTTAGGGATTATTCTACCTGCATATTTGCTTTTAACGTTTATTATTCCGTTTGAATATATGAATTTTCGTCATCTATTGCCTGTGTTTGATCATTCCGTAAAGGATATATTATTATCAGCAAAAGATATGACATTAACTTTTATTGGGTTAGAAGCTCTAATAGTTTTTTACCCATTCGTAAAAAATCATGAAAAGTCTGTTCGATGGGCACATTTAGGTGTATTAGCAACAACGCTTACGTATTTATTTATGGCAGTATTAACATTTTCTTATTTTAGCGAAGAAAAATTAGCTAAAAATATTTGGGCAACATTATCTTTATGGAAAATTATCGAGCTACCTTTCGTTGAGAGAATTGAATATATAGGAATAGCAAACTGGTGTTTAATTATTTTGCCAAACGTATGTATTTTTATATGGTGTGCTAGCCGAATAGGGAAAAGAGTTTTTCAAATTAAACATAAAAAAACGTTACTCATAACAGTCATTATTGTTTTTGCTGCAAGTTTATTATTTGAAGACAGAAAGTATATTAATGATTTAAATAACTATTTTGGACAAGCAGGTTTTTACGTTATTTACGTTTATATTCCAATGTTATGGTTACTTGTACTGTTTGCAAAATGGAGAAAGGAGCGTAAAAATGAAAAGCTTTAA
- a CDS encoding Ger(x)C family spore germination protein → MKSFKPLIIIFIFLLTGCVEKQILDDINILTGIGYDLTEENEVMGTVLIPIYEADQTINNETITDISEPNKDLVSTVQKKATDPIVLGSIENVIFHRDLAEQGIIQFIDGLQRDAYVGTSLYIMVSEDPTVDILSGNYGNRSTASYITNLLEHNMKRRDLPRTNLHVFLNDYYQEGKDPNLPIIGLSDGKLGITGVGILKKDKLASTIELRDLFFFKLLADHYTEGIFVLDLPDGESVSIMSIRSKKKINIDWNGDVPQINIKLKLNGALRDYTGAKVDDKLIATIQETFEGVLRTECLNLIKRFQEEEIDPFGYGFEVKTRKRGFDIKKWEDQYPDIPVTVNADVTIIERGVID, encoded by the coding sequence ATGAAAAGCTTTAAGCCACTAATCATCATTTTTATTTTCCTTTTAACAGGTTGTGTTGAGAAACAAATATTAGATGATATTAACATTTTAACGGGCATTGGCTATGATTTAACGGAAGAAAATGAAGTAATGGGAACGGTGTTAATCCCAATATATGAGGCAGATCAAACAATTAACAATGAAACTATTACAGATATATCAGAACCAAATAAAGACTTAGTTAGTACGGTGCAAAAAAAAGCTACTGATCCGATTGTGTTAGGTAGTATCGAAAACGTTATTTTTCATCGAGACCTTGCAGAACAAGGAATCATTCAGTTCATTGATGGTTTACAAAGAGATGCTTATGTTGGTACTAGCTTATATATTATGGTTTCAGAAGATCCGACTGTTGATATTTTATCAGGAAATTACGGTAACAGAAGTACGGCTTCTTATATTACTAACTTACTTGAACATAATATGAAAAGAAGAGATTTACCGCGAACAAATTTACATGTATTTTTAAATGACTATTACCAGGAAGGAAAAGATCCGAATTTGCCAATAATCGGTCTTAGTGATGGGAAACTAGGTATTACTGGTGTTGGCATTTTGAAAAAAGATAAACTAGCATCAACAATAGAGCTTCGCGATTTATTCTTTTTTAAGCTACTAGCTGATCACTACACAGAAGGGATATTCGTCCTAGATTTACCAGACGGAGAATCAGTTTCTATTATGAGTATACGATCAAAGAAGAAGATAAATATAGATTGGAATGGCGATGTGCCCCAAATCAATATTAAGTTAAAATTGAATGGTGCGCTAAGAGATTATACAGGTGCAAAGGTAGATGACAAATTGATTGCGACTATTCAAGAAACATTTGAGGGTGTTTTAAGAACAGAGTGTTTAAACTTAATAAAAAGATTTCAAGAAGAAGAAATTGATCCGTTCGGATATGGATTTGAGGTGAAAACGAGAAAAAGAGGTTTTGATATTAAAAAGTGGGAGGACCAATATCCTGATATACCGGTAACAGTCAATGCAGATGTTACGATTATTGAACGAGGTGTTATCGATTAA